The window TGCTTCCCGAGGACGTAGAGGTATGGAACCCCGCCTTTGACGTTACCCCTGGGGAGAACGTCACCGCCATAATAACCGAGGTCGGGGTTCTCAGACCTCCCTACGGTGTGTCCATAGCGAAAGCCATAAAAGAAATATAAGGAGGCTTTTTTTATGAAGAATTTCTCAATAGCAAATATAGAGCTGGCTCCATCGGGATTGCAGAAGCTGGATTGGGCCTGGCAGTATATGCCTGTTCTGTCCTCTTTGGAGGAAAGGTACAGTCAGGAGAGGCCCTTCGAGGGAATAAAGCTGGCGGCCTGTCTCCATCTGGAGGCTAAGACCGCCTGTTTACTTAGGACTTTCTCCAGGCTGGGGGCGGAGGTCTATGCCGCTGGAAGCAACCCTCTGTCTACCCAGGACGACGTCTGTGCCGCACTGGTAAAAGAGGGAATCCACGTCTACAGCCACAGGGGAATGACCTCGGAGGAGTATTTTTCCTACCTGAAGAACGTTCTGGACTGTGGACCTGAGGTCATAGTCGACGACGGTGCCGATCTCATAGCCACACTGCTGGAGGAGAGACAGGACCTGATACCTAACGTCCGTGGCGGTTCCGAGGAAACCACCTCAGGCATCAAGAGGCTTAAGGCCATGGAGCGAGAGGGAATTCTTCCATTTCCTATGATTTCGGTCAACGATGCCGACAGTAAATACCTTTTCGATAATCGCTACGGCACCGGCCAGTCGGTATGGGACGGGGTCATGAGGACCACCAACAGCCTTATAGCCGGAAAGGTTGTGGTGGTCGCTGGCTACGGCTGGTGCGGTCGAGGGGTGGCAATGAGGGCAAAGGCCCTTGGC is drawn from Dethiosulfovibrio salsuginis and contains these coding sequences:
- a CDS encoding adenosylhomocysteinase, whose protein sequence is MKNFSIANIELAPSGLQKLDWAWQYMPVLSSLEERYSQERPFEGIKLAACLHLEAKTACLLRTFSRLGAEVYAAGSNPLSTQDDVCAALVKEGIHVYSHRGMTSEEYFSYLKNVLDCGPEVIVDDGADLIATLLEERQDLIPNVRGGSEETTSGIKRLKAMEREGILPFPMISVNDADSKYLFDNRYGTGQSVWDGVMRTTNSLIAGKVVVVAGYGWCGRGVAMRAKALGARVIVTEIDPHRAFEALMDGHEVMTMEAAAPLGDIFLTLTGNVDVISSNHMAKMKDGVILGNAGHFDVEISKADLSSMATDVYEVRPNVTCYKMASGNRLYLLGEGRLVNLAAGDGHPIEIMDLSFALQLMSALHILRNHGDMKAGLYPVPEDIDRMVVSTKLDSLGVALDRLTSAQEEYMEGWKE